Proteins encoded together in one Benincasa hispida cultivar B227 chromosome 1, ASM972705v1, whole genome shotgun sequence window:
- the LOC120071752 gene encoding protein DETOXIFICATION 49, with protein sequence MCRVRCSNCSKLCNCEVSYLNSINDSENPTNSIMHHLTNPLIPQAPTSQQFHKPTKQTAITNTNSNSHFSLAIQEAFSISQIAFPMVLTSLLLYSRSLISMLFLGRLGELPLAGGSLAIGFANITGYSILSGLAIGMEPICGQAFGAKKFTLLGLALQRTILLLSLASIPISLLWFNVKNILLLCKQDHSIASQAQLFLLYSVPDLFAQSLIHPLRIYLRSQSITLPLTFCAAFSILLHIPINYLLVSYLDFGIRGVAIAGVWTNFNLVASLILYILIFRVHKDTWGGFSLQCFKEWGDLLNLAIPSCISVCLEWWWYEIMILLCGLLLNPKATVASMGILIQTTALIYIFPSSLSFSVSTRVGNELGAEQPKKAKLAAIVGLSCSFLLGICALFFAVSIRKIWASMFTDDKDIIALTSMVLPIIGLCELGNCPQTTGCGVLRGTARPKIGANINLGCFYLVGMPVAVGLSFYGGFDFRGLWLGLLAAQGCCAAAMLVVLGFTDWEFEAIRARKLTGGGGEEEVVEAESLVPKNKQDCC encoded by the coding sequence ATGTGTCGTGTAAGGTGTTCCAATTGCAGCAAATTATGCAACTGTGAAGTTTCTTACCTTAACTCAATCAATGACTCTGAGAACCCTACCAATTCCATCATGCATCATCTCACTAACCCATTGATCCCTCAAGCCCCGACATCCCAACAATTCCACAAACCAACAAAACAAACTGCCATTACCAATACCAATTCCAATTCCCATTTCTCCTTAGCCATTCAAGAGGCTTTCTCCATTTCTCAAATCGCCTTCCCCATGGTCCTCACCAGCCTCCTCCTCTACTCCCGCTCTCTCATCTCCATGCTCTTCCTTGGCCGCCTCGGCGAGCTCCCTCTCGCTGGCGGCTCCCTCGCTATCGGCTTCGCCAACATCACCGGCTACTCCATTCTCTCCGGCCTCGCCATCGGCATGGAACCCATCTGCGGTCAAGCCTTCGGTGCCAAAAAATTCACCCTCCTCGGCCTCGCCTTACAGAGAACCatccttcttctctctctcgCCTCAATCCCCATTTCACTCCTTTGGTTCAATGTCAAGAACATCCTTCTCCTCTGTAAACAGGACCACTCCATTGCCTCCCAAGCTCAACTCTTCCTTCTCTACTCTGTTCCTGATCTCTTCGCCCAATCCCTCATCCACCCTCTTCGAATTTACCTTCGCTCTCAATCCATAACGCTCCCTCTCACTTTCTGCGCTGCTTTTTCTATTCTTCTCCATATACCCATCAATTATCTCCTCGTTTCCTATCTCGATTTCGGTATTCGAGGAGTTGCCATAGCAGGGGTTTGGACCAATTTCAACCTCGTTGCTTCTTTGATCCTTTACATATTAATTTTCCGCGTCCATAAGGATACATGGGGAGGCTTCTCTCTTCAATGCTTCAAAGAATGGGGAGACCTTCTTAATTTGGCAATCCCAAGCTGCATATCTGTCTGTCTCGAGTGGTGGTGGTACGAGATCATGATCCTCCTCTGTGGCCTACTGCTAAACCCCAAAGCCACCGTGGCTTCCATGGGCATTTTGATTCAAACCACCGCATTAATTTACATATTCCCATCTTCCCTCAGTTTCAGCGTCTCCACCAGGGTGGGGAACGAGTTGGGGGCAGAGCAGCCAAAGAAAGCGAAATTAGCAGCCATTGTGGGGTTGTCCTGTAGCTTCCTTCTAGGGATTTGTGCTCTGTTTTTCGCAGTGTCCATAAGGAAAATTTGGGCCAGTATGTTTACAGACGACAAAGATATCATAGCATTAACGTCGATGGTGCTGCCCATAATAGGGCTGTGCGAGCTCGGAAACTGCCCGCAGACGACGGGGTGCGGCGTTTTGAGAGGGACGGCTAGGCCCAAAATAGGGGCGAATATAAATTTAGGGTGTTTTTATTTGGTGGGGATGCCGGTGGCGGTGGGACTATCGTTTTACGGTGGGTTTGATTTCAGGGGACTATGGCTGGGACTGCTGGCGGCGCAGGGTTGCTGTGCGGCGGCGATGCTGGTGGTTTTGGGATTTACAGATTGGGAGTTCGAAGCAATTAGAGCTAGGAAACTAACTGGTGGTGGTGGTGAGGAGGAAGTGGTGGAAGCTGAATCACTTGTGCCTAAAAACAAGCAAGATTGCTGCTAA